The DNA window TCCCTTCTGGTTGTTCGGTTGTGCAATTCAAAATTCGTTTCTCCCTTCTGGTTGTCCGGTTGTGCAAAAtgagtgaaaaataaaaaaatttaaatcttaAACTATTTATACAGAGATAAATTTgtctaaataaatattttgtaggGATATAGGGATAATTGTTGAGGGTACATTTATAATTTTCTCATTTCCATATGAAGTTAGGATAGCCACAAAAATCGTGGCAGACGCTGAATTCATCTCCTACCTCAGAATCAATCTCTTATGTTCGAAATTCTTCCATGGTAGCATCTCTCTTCCCTCTCTCAATTCtcattcaatttatttttctctagtaCTAGTACCATTCTTTAGCTTCGTGTTCGCAGTTAATGCATGGAAAGTGTTTGTATAATTGCCAAGCAGAACAAATAAAGCATATCAATTTTTGTATTGTAACTACATCATTATTACATTACATAACCCTTCAATTCAAGTTCAACCATGACCACACTACTGAATACAGTGTCTGCAACTTCAAATTTAACCTTAAAGTCAAAAAGAAACAGTTGCAGTTTCTTAACTACCCATGTTCAAAATCTTAACTATGGCAGTTTCCCTTTCAAGAAAAATTGTTTTTCAAGAGTTTTGGCTTCGGAGGCCCATATGACAATTCCCTCAAAAGATAATGTTTTTACCCTGCAAAATTGGAGAGAAGGGAAGAAAGACTATAAGAGCATGGAAGGTAGAATCAATGATGCGTTTCTTCATTTAGAGCACATGGTAGGTAGGGGTTATAAACCTTATGTAGCTCAAGCAACTCAGCTTTTGTATGATATTTGTAAGTCTGGTAAAACTAGAAAAGCTGTTAGGCTTATGGAGATGATGGTAACTTCGGGTATTATGCCTCATCCTCGTACTTATACGTATTTGGTCAGTTATTTGTGTAAAAGAGGTAGTGTTGGTTATGCAATGCAATTGATTGAAAAGATGGAAGCAAGTGGTTATCCAACTAATAATATTACCTATAATACTTTGGTTAAAGGACTTTGTACGCATCGGAAATTGAAACAGAGTATGCAGGTTTTAGAGAGGTTTGTCCCAGATGTAGTTACATATTCTATCTTGCTTGAAGCTGCTTGTAAGGAAAAGGGAGTACATGAAGCCATGAAGCTGCTAGATGAGATAATTGCCAAGGGTGGTGAGCCTAATTTGGTTAGCTACAATGTGTTGTTGACTGGGTTGTGTAAGGAAGGTAGAACAGAAGAAGCTATTAAGTTTTTTAAAGGATTGCCTGAAAAAGGGTTTAAACCTTGTGTTGTAAGTCATAACATTTTGTTAAGAAGTTTGTGCTATGAAGGGCGATGGGAGGAAGCGTACGAGCTTTTAGCAGGGATGGAAAGAGAGGGCCTGACTCTTTCTGCAGTTACTTACAACATATTGATCACTTCTCTTTCTCTCAATGGAAAAATTGATCAGGCTTTCCAAGTTTTGGATGAAATGACAAAGAGTGGTTTCAAGGTGAGTGCTAATAGCTATAATCCAATTATTGCTCGTCTCTCCAAGGAAGGAAAGGTGGATCTTGTTGTTGAGTGTCTAGACCAAATGGTTAATCGGCGTTATCGTCTTAGTGCTGGAACGTACGATGCTATTGCCTTGCTTTGTGAGCGAGGGAAGGTGAAGGAGGCTTTCTCAATATTTGAGAACTTGGGTAAAAAACAAAACTACCCTATTGGTGATTTCTACCAAACTGTGATTATGTACTTGTGTAGGAAAGGGAATACATATCCGGCCTTTCACATATTATATGAAATGGTAATGCATGGATTTACACCAAATTCCTTTACTTACTCGTCTTTGATAAGAGGATTGTGTAAGGAGGGAATGCTTGATGAGGCTCTCGAGATATTTGAAATTTTGGAAGACCATGACTATGTGCCTCAAGTTGACAACTATAATGCTCTTATTCTTGGATGCTGCAAATCTAAGAGAATAGACTCGTCAATAGAGATATTTCAGATGATGGTCAACAAAGGATGTATGCCTAATGAGATAACATATACCATTCTTGTTGAAGGGCTTGCTTTTGAAGAAGAAATGGATTTAGCAGCTACCCTAGTGAAAGAGTTACATCTGAAAGGGGTTCTGAGTCAAAGTACCGTCGAAAGACTTTCTATGCAATACGACCTCAAGGAGTTAACAgggtagagagagagagatatacaATCAAAGTATGTATAACAAAAAAATGTAAGTAGGGATTTTACCTCTTTCAGATATGAAAGTAGTTTTCTCAGCTTTAAGTACTTGATATCTTATTTAATGTTGAATGGTTATTGAAACTTAGTTCCTGAATGCTTTAAATTTTGATTGAGTTTATAATTTAGAGATGAATAGTGAAAGTTTTACAGCAGATAGTTTGATGCCGGTTATTAACCCTTATTTTTCAATACTGATAAGCGCTTTGAAAATATCCTAAGCACTTAATGCATACACATATAGATAACTTGATAAGCTAGACCTGAATGTGACATAAAAATGCTATTCAATTGTAAACAGCAGTACTACTTTTTGGACTTTGATGAAGCAGAAAGCTAATCGTATCGAGTGA is part of the Vicia villosa cultivar HV-30 ecotype Madison, WI unplaced genomic scaffold, Vvil1.0 ctg.000189F_1_1, whole genome shotgun sequence genome and encodes:
- the LOC131625152 gene encoding pentatricopeptide repeat-containing protein At1g79080, chloroplastic, with product MTTLLNTVSATSNLTLKSKRNSCSFLTTHVQNLNYGSFPFKKNCFSRVLASEAHMTIPSKDNVFTLQNWREGKKDYKSMEGRINDAFLHLEHMVGRGYKPYVAQATQLLYDICKSGKTRKAVRLMEMMVTSGIMPHPRTYTYLVSYLCKRGSVGYAMQLIEKMEASGYPTNNITYNTLVKGLCTHRKLKQSMQVLERFVPDVVTYSILLEAACKEKGVHEAMKLLDEIIAKGGEPNLVSYNVLLTGLCKEGRTEEAIKFFKGLPEKGFKPCVVSHNILLRSLCYEGRWEEAYELLAGMEREGLTLSAVTYNILITSLSLNGKIDQAFQVLDEMTKSGFKVSANSYNPIIARLSKEGKVDLVVECLDQMVNRRYRLSAGTYDAIALLCERGKVKEAFSIFENLGKKQNYPIGDFYQTVIMYLCRKGNTYPAFHILYEMVMHGFTPNSFTYSSLIRGLCKEGMLDEALEIFEILEDHDYVPQVDNYNALILGCCKSKRIDSSIEIFQMMVNKGCMPNEITYTILVEGLAFEEEMDLAATLVKELHLKGVLSQSTVERLSMQYDLKELTG